One Thermoanaerobacter pseudethanolicus ATCC 33223 genomic window, TTGGTCTTATTCCTGACATAGTCATTGGAGATATGGACAGTGTAAGTGATGAGGCTTTAAAAAAGGCTCGGGAAATCGTAGTTCATGCCTATCCCGACGGAAGAGCACCTGGCTTGGAAAGAGTAACAGCATTAGGTCTTAAAGCAGAAATTTTTAAGGCCCCAGGTACAAGTGAAGATATAGCTATGCTTTTGGCTTTTGAAAAAGGTGCTGACTTAATTGTTGCTGTAGGGACCCATTCCAGCATGATTGATTTTCTGGAAAAAGGAAGAAAAGGAATGTCCAGCACTTTTTTAGTGCGATTAAAAGTAGGAGAAAAATTAATCGATGCTAAAGGAGTAAATAAACTGTACAGGGAAACTTTCAAAATTTCTTATATATTTAGCATTATACTAGCAGCATTGATTCCTCTTGGAGTAATAGCGTATTTTTCTCCACCTATGCAGCAGTTATTGAAGCTATTACAACTTAGAATTCGCCTTTTAATCGGATTTTGAGGAGGATTTTTATGAATATAAATATTAAATACTATGTTTTAACAATTGCTTCTATTTTTATTGCTTTAGGAATTGGCATTTTTATAGGTTTTATGTTAGATGGACAAAAAGTTTTTTCAGAGCAACAAACTTCAATTATAAACGAGTTAGAACAAAAGTTTAAGGATTTACAAACAGAAAATAATAATTTAAAAAACACTGTTCAAGAGTTAAATAAACAGATAGGGTATTACAATCAATATCATCAAATTATTTTTCCTGAGTTAGTAGCTGATAAGTTAAGTGGAGTTAAGGTAGCGATTATTGAAACTACAAATGAGTTTATATATTCTGGCATGAGAAATGCTCTTTTAAAGGCAGGAGCTACTATTGAGTCGATTACTGTTATAAAAGACAGTTTTGATACTGGCGATGAATTGGAAGTGCAAAATTTAATAGACTTCCTTTCTAATAAATATGGAGTTACAGTAGACGAAAAGCATTTGAATGAATTTGTAGCTTCAAAATTAGCTAATGCAATTGTAACAGGTCAGGATGTCGACCTTATTGATTATTTAAAGACGAATGGTTATATAGATTTTACAGGGATTCCAGGTAATACAGATTTTGTAATTATAGCTGGAGGAAGTAATAATAAAGATAATAATATAGCTTCTATAGATATTCCTATTATAAAACAAGTGAAACTACTTAATGTTCCTATTATAGGTGTTGAACAAAGTGATACTAAATATTCGTATATTGATGTGTATAAAAAACAACATATTTCCACAATAGATAATGTGGAGGATATAATAGGGCAGACGTCACTTATAATGGTAATGGAGGGTAAAGAAGGCAATTATGGAATTAAGCAAAGTGCAATGAGCTTAATGCCAGATTCTTTTATGAAGGCTGACAATTCTACTCATAATTCCGCTGCTAATTCTAAAAAGTGAGGGTAGATAGATGAAGAAAAAAGTTAGTGTGCTGATACCTGCTTACAATGAAGAAGAAAGAATA contains:
- a CDS encoding copper transporter, with the protein product MNINIKYYVLTIASIFIALGIGIFIGFMLDGQKVFSEQQTSIINELEQKFKDLQTENNNLKNTVQELNKQIGYYNQYHQIIFPELVADKLSGVKVAIIETTNEFIYSGMRNALLKAGATIESITVIKDSFDTGDELEVQNLIDFLSNKYGVTVDEKHLNEFVASKLANAIVTGQDVDLIDYLKTNGYIDFTGIPGNTDFVIIAGGSNNKDNNIASIDIPIIKQVKLLNVPIIGVEQSDTKYSYIDVYKKQHISTIDNVEDIIGQTSLIMVMEGKEGNYGIKQSAMSLMPDSFMKADNSTHNSAANSKK